A section of the Pochonia chlamydosporia 170 chromosome 2, whole genome shotgun sequence genome encodes:
- a CDS encoding C6 transcription factor (similar to Metarhizium acridum CQMa 102 XP_007806526.1) — protein MVQEDLSVLTSMFKETNIAARLKSDLPNDHFRDRDRDRDLPLKATDSDCSDDTAGQSVGHIFRDAGTLIEQYHGRWTLVSQCHDFAADVKLSILPKSNEIIHEVIEGHIRKLTQDAVVGDSADFVKVAAGEAVRLPSKQFLSAILETFFKLIDHNTDIFEPQITYEALERVYKEPLAPSSEAWAVCFNLIILLVLGAESPTLIDDPFIRPALQASQVAIKKSSISLGPKLINVQTLALLSLFAHHCQNEDLGDRLFMQACILAKAMGLDQYAHGLQPPGLSEIEATERKKVYGSLFIRDQHAAVTRGTISWLPYNRNSISAVNLHDDNDRAGSNCQSRHDLARLQNELQTILSPEALRSQDQRVALCELRDRLMVWSREMNVPSSTAPSTTENVSIHLTFLSTRIRLNQTLYSCDTGVSNQLLHDSRLCCLLLVASCCRPVPYDLWHRLQSLLGEAASMASPTQSRPPVFTSSSSSSSSSSSSSSSSSSSAASLPLAAADSADIPQHAQLRPALSIHRLWASFPPAAVFILARNIMRIHLVPPSSSSRKPPRYQRNDNQQCAEAHQDLVLIDTLRQVTQPADTAAIFRLSSCTNKLGTVIEDIVELLSAATKPRGNVMDTLTPTSLLLQDTSRPFDMESLESYGLSIQETAGLPWPELGAPGMVSTSKSGYSSAVSKCAGDEQVDIPQFLGHVTMEDMSWPIEFSDGVVQGYRGSRFGAARDESSSRGRKRPRESAGRGNSSDYTPGSRHSN, from the exons ATGGTCCAAGAAGATTTGTCAGTCCTGACCAGCATGTTCAAGGAGACCAACATTGCTGCCAGACTGAAAAGCGATCTCCCGAATGACCATTTCCGGGACAGAGACCGGGACAGAGACCTCCCATTGAAAGCTACGGATAGCGACTGCAGCGATGACACTGCGGGACAAAGCGTCGGGCATATTTTTCGGGATGCTGGTACTCTTATCGAGCAGTATCACGGGAGGTGGACACTAGTCTCGCAATGTCACGACTTTGCTGCTGATGTCAAGCTCAGCATACTACCTAAAAGTAATGAAATAATACATGAGGTAATCGAGGGCCACATCAGGAAACTCACACAGGACGCCGTGGTCGGTGACTCGGCAGACTTTGTCAAGGTAGCGGCAGGCGAGGCTGTTAGGCTGCCATCGAAACAATTCCTCAGTGCTATTCTTGAAACCTTTTTTAAGCTTATTGATCACAACACGGATATCTTCGAGCCACAGATAACTTACGAGGCCTTGGAACGCGTCTACAAAGAGCCATTAGCACCCTCGTCGGAGGCTTGGGCGGTATGTTTCAATCTCATCATTCTCCTCGTCCTAGGCGCCGAGAGTCCAACCCTGATTGACGATCCATTCATTCGTCCTGCTCTGCAAGCATCACAAGTTGCAATAAAGAAATCAAGCATCTCTTTAGGCCCGAAGCTCATTAACGTGCAAACACTGGCTCTATTG AGCCTGTTTGCCCATCACTGCCAGAACGAGGATCTTGGAGACAGACTCTTCATGCAAGCCTGTATCTTAGCCAAAGCCATGGGACTGGATCAGTACGCGCATGGCCTTCAACCGCCCGGCCTGTCCGAGATTGAAGCAACAGAGAGAAAAAAGGTGTACGGATCGCTTTTTATCCGTGACCAGCATGCTGCGGTTACTCGAGGGACGATCAGCTGGTTACCATACAATCGCAATAGTATATCTGCAGTCAACCTGCATGATGATAACGATCGTGCAGGCTCGAATTGCCAGTCACGGCACGACCTCGCCCGGTTACAGAACGAGCTGCAAACGATCCTCTCACCTGAAGCTTTAAGAAGTCAAGATCAGCGTGTCGCACTCTGTGAGCTACGGGATCGCCTGATGGTTTGGTCACGAGAGATGAACGTGCCTTCTTCCACAGCCCCTTCGACCACAGAGAATGTGTCAATACACCTGACATTCCTAAGCACGCGTATCCGACTAAACCAGACTCTGTATAGCTGCGATACCGGGGTTTCCAACCAGCTCTTGCACGACTCCCGACTGTGCTGCTTACTGCTAGTAGCATCTTGCTGCAGGCCCGTCCCCTATGACCTTTGGCATAGACTCCAAAGtcttcttggagaagcagcatcCATGGCGTCGCCCACACAAAGTCGTCCCCCTGTGTTCacatcttcgtcgtcatcatcgtcatcgtcatcgtcatcgtcatcgtcatcgtcatcgtcagcGGCATCGTTGCCTTTGGCAGCCGCCGATTCTGCTGACATCCCTCAACACGCCCAGCTACGTCCTGCTCTCTCAATTCACAGACTTTGGGCATCGTTTCCTCCCGCAGCAGTGTTCATCTTAGCTAGGAATATAATGCGGATTCATCTGGTTCCCCCTtcgagcagcagccgcaAGCCACCAAGGTATCAGCGcaatgacaaccaacagTGTGCGGAGGCCCATCAGGATCTCGTTTTAATCGATACCTTGAGACAGGTCACACAACCAGCAGACACCGCCGCAATTTTTCGGCTGTCAAGCTGTACCAATAAACTGGGCACGGTGATAGAGGACATCGTGGAGTTGTTGAGCGCGGCAACCAAACCTCGAGGCAACGTGATGGACACTCTTACCCCCACGTCACTTCTGCTACAGGATACCTCACGACCATTTGACATGGAAAGCCTTGAATCATACGGTCTGTCAATTCAAGAGACGGCAGGGCTGCCCTGGCCTGAGTTAGGTGCGCCGGGTATGGTATCGACATCTAAATCTGGATATTCCTCAGCCGTCTCCAAGTGTGCTGGGGACGAGCAGGTCGACATACCTCAATTTCTAGGTCATGTAACAATGGAAGACATGTCATGGCCGATAGAATTTAGTGATGGTGTGGTACAAGGGTATCGAGGCTCTAGATTTGGAGCCGCCAGAGATGAATCATCTAGTAGGGGTAGGAAGAGGCCGAGAGAGTCGGCTGGCCGTGGTAACTCAAGTGACTACACGCCTGGTAGCAGACATAGTAATTGA
- a CDS encoding AraC-like regulator (similar to Metarhizium acridum CQMa 102 XP_007806524.1), protein MRSIRDTFSLLPRSSPRFPVLDLDPRSLLTPYQQGKVRFHIPGRPSVDVAAGEMVTVPVRLPHKFSNPFDEEAVFINTATPGFFVRYFEHLENLIGDGKVLTPEINAEALKRFATIPLPPEDVKRLEETGMAGEKKLKAENEIKECVNRSPLTL, encoded by the coding sequence ATGAGAAGCATAAGGGATACTTTCTCACTTTTGCCTCGCTCTTCGCCTCGCTTCCCAGTTTTGGATCTTGATCCGCGCTCGTTGTTAACGCCATACCAGCAAGGCAAAGTCCGCTTCCACATCCCTGGCCGGCCGAGCGTGGATGTCGCGGCTGGCGAGATGGTCACAGTTCCTGTCCGGCTGCCGCACAAGTTCAGCAACCCTTTTGACGAGGAGgccgtcttcatcaacacAGCAACCCCCGGTTTCTTCGTGCGCTACTTTGAACATCTTGAAAACTTGATTGGCGATGGGAAGGTCCTAACGCCCGAGATCAACGCtgaggcgttgaagaggTTTGCTACCATTCCGTTGCCACCTGAGGATGTGAAGCGATTAGAAGAGACGGGTATGGCGGGTgaaaagaagctcaaagCCGAAAATGAAATAAAAGAGTGTGTGAATAGGTCACCATTGACTTTATAG
- a CDS encoding alcohol dehydrogenase (similar to Metarhizium acridum CQMa 102 XP_007806523.1) has product MPGTLAPTPTNMEVETIKKYVAIKKGGPFQLVTGARPTPGPGEVCIRNHAVGLNPLDWKNLYYGEMVKTWPEVFGIDTAGIVEAVGNDVTAFKPGDAVMSLAGHGGRAGAFQEVTTVPAHFVCKKPAIWTFEESSSVPICYLTAAAAVTKTLGMPLPYIRAELGLEGEDGFTINGTTAPSIRSILVVGGSSGVGASSVQLLRLALPLAVIITTNSPKHNDHVMKLGATTCTDRHDPNFVEKAKSACPGGDGVDAIIDAVGGSAENAGLFDVLRPDGPKLYSQVFTGNKVVIPEGVSSVTVFGRMMFQLPGGMFAMSKLVDLVDDGKFKLPLQVNVSGNGLEAIGPGLEKLKAGVSGTKLVVSL; this is encoded by the exons ATGCCGGGCACTCTTGCTCCTACACCTACAAATATGGAAGTCGAGACAATAAAGAAATATGTGGCTATCAAGAAAGGTGGTCCCTTTCAGCTGGTGACTGGGGCTAGACCAACACCAGGTCCAGGTGAGGTGTGCATTCGCAACCATGCCGTCGGGCTGAACCCGCTAGATTGGAAGAACCTTTACTACGGCGAGATGGTCAAAACCTGGCCTGAGGTGTTCGGAATTGACACTGCTGGCATTGTGGAGGCTGTTGGTAATGACGTGACGGCGTTTAAACCTGGCGATGCTGTGATGAGTCTTGCAGGGCATGGCGGACGTGCAGGAGCATTTCAGGAGGTTACTACAGTGCCAGCACACTTTGTCTGCAAAAAACCGGCGATTTGGACTTTCGAAGAGTCTTCATCCGTTCC AATTTGCTACCTcacagcagccgcagccgtTACCAAGACTTTGGGAATGCCTCTCCCTTACATTCGGGCGGAATTGGGTTtagagggagaggatggctTCACTATCAACGGTACCACAGCACCCTCCATCCGTAGTATCCTGGTCGTGGGCGGCAgttctggtgttggcgcTTCATCTGTCCAGCTACTACGACTGGCATTGCCGTTGGCCGTGATTATAACAACCAATTCACCTAAACACAACGACCATGTTATGAAACTGGGAGCGACAACATGCACTGACCGCCATGACCCGAACTTTGTAGAAAAAGCCAAGAGTGCTTGCCCAGGCGGCGACGGAGTTGATGCCATTATCGACGCCGTGGGTGGTTCCGCTGAGAATGCCGGGCTTTTTGATGTCCTGCGGCCGGATGGCCCAAAACTCTACAGCCAAGTGTTTACTGGCAACAAGGTTGTGATTCCTGAAGGCGTGTCATCTGTGACAGTCTTTGGACGCATGATGTTCCAGCTTCCGGGTGGTATGTTTGCCATGAGCAAGCTTGTGGATCTGGTAGACGATGGAAAATTCAAGCTCCCATTACAAGTCAACGTAAGTGGAAACGGCCTTGAGGCAATTGGCCCGGGTTTGGAGAAGCTTAAGGCGGGTGTAAGCGGAACCAAGTTGGTTGTATCTCTGTAG
- a CDS encoding cytochrome P450 (similar to Metarhizium acridum CQMa 102 XP_007806522.1) — protein MAVLVSQFNAKTALAVGVLMILVSVVKQYRSRRRMPPGPRPLPLIGNIHQIPKSYPWLGYTDMFKRYGPLVTMQFGPQQAIMIGSIEAARDLLDKRNTIYSSRPRAPMIQECISKNLRILFLPYGDRWRAYHKLHASVLNVRVSEAYRPLHDLESRQLLLELSEADAGELFPSHFFRYSASLIYSLAYGIRLPKGVEPELKVAYQVMEELNQVFLRTWLVDILPWINVLPKALAPWKRVADRMHEFESSFLRSLVVSAEQKPGWNWCKNMLAMKESKNMPRTELGYILGVLYEAGSDTTAIALSVFVMAMILYPSVASKAQEELDRVVGPDRMPTFGDLDDLPYIHAIVKETLRWRPVIPGGIPHAVTEDDEYKGYHIPKGSMIIPNLWAMAMDEQVFKQAEHFVPERWIENPSLPLFPFGFGRRVCPGQHVGKNSLLINTARMLWAYNFEHAYEVKDGLQVQCPVDAMAFTSSFNSQPLPFKASIIARGAKVHEVMQREWKLTEKDHLVHLEHLQAKMESMARQSAQDVAGQS, from the exons ATGGCTGTGTTGGTCTCGCAGTTCAACGCCAAGACGGCGCTGGCCGTAGGAGTTTTGATGATCCTCGTGTCCGTCGTCAAGCAATATCGTTCCCGGCGCCGCATGCCCCCCGGTCCGCGGCCGCTGCCCCTTATTGGAAATATTCATCAGATCCCGAAAAGCTATCCATGGCTGGGCTATACTGACATGTTCAAGCGCTATGGGCCTCTTGTCACCATGCAATTCGGACCACAGCAAGCAATCATGATCGGGTCAATAGAGGCAGCGCGTGATCTGCTGGACAAGCGCAACACAATCTACAGCTCCCGTCCTCGCGCACCCATGATACAGGAGTGCATCTCGAAGAATTTACGCATCCTGTTCCTGCCTTACGGTGACCGATGGCGAGCATATCACAAGCTGCACGCCTCGGTACTCAATGTGCGTGTTTCGGAAGCCTACCGGCCGCTCCACGATTTGGAGAGTAGGCAGTTACTGCTGGAACTGTCCGAAGCGGATGCTGGCGAGCTTTTTCCTTCCCATTTTTTCCGGTACTCGGCGAGTCTTATCTACAGTCTGGCCTATGGAATCAGGCTGCCCAAGGGGGTTGAGCCGGAGCTCAAAGTCGCATATCAAGTCATGGAGGAGCTCAACCAAGTCTTTCTGCGCACTTGGTTGGTCGACATCCTGCCTTGGATCAATGTGCTCCCAAAAGCACTGGCGCCGTGGAAGCGGGTTGCTGATAGGATGCACGAATTCGAGTCGTCGTTTCTGCGGAGTCTCGTGGTATCGGCGGAGCAAAAGCCTGGCTGGAATTGGTGCAAAAATATGCTCGCAATGAAAGAGAGCAAGAACATGCCACGTACAGAGCTCGGCTACATCTTGGGAGTCCTGTACGAGGCCGGCAGTGACACAACGGCGATAGCACTTTCAGTCTTTGTAATGGCCATGATTTTGTACCCAAGCGTCGCAAGCAAGGCGCAGGAGGAGCTTGATCGCGTGGTTGGCCCCGACCGGATGCCAACGTTTGGCGACTTGGATGACCTACCGTATATCCACGCCATCGTCAAAGAAACTCTGCGCTGGCGTCCAGTCATTCCTGGCGGGATTCCTCACGCCGTGACCGAGGATGATGAGTACAAGGGTTATCACATCCCCAAGGGATCCATGATTATCCCAAATCtctgggccatggccatggatgaGCAAGTATTTAAGCAGGCGGAGCATTTTGTCCCGGAACGGTGGATTGAGAACCCCAGTCTACCATTGTTTCCCTTCGGCTTCGGGCGAAGAGTGTGTCCTG GACAGCACGTGGGCAAAAATTCGTTGCTTATCAACACGGCACGAATGTTGTGGGCATACAACTTTGAGCATGCATACGAAGTGAAAGATGGGCTCCAGGTACAATGTCCTGTCGACGCAATGGCGTTCACGAGCTCCTTCAACTCCCAGCCCCTACCGTTCAAGGCCTCCATCATTGCGCGTGGCGCAAAAGTCCACGAGGTCATGCAGCGTGAATGGAAATTGACTGAGAAGGACCACCTAGTCCACTTAGAACATCTCCAGGCAAAGATGGAGAGCATGGCGCGGCAAAGCGCCCAAGATGTTGCGGGTCAGTCATGA
- a CDS encoding FAD dependent oxidoreductase family protein (similar to Metarhizium acridum CQMa 102 XP_007806520.1): MCSVSGHPFRGVTLLVLLLSVFALSTFGVADSVIHKDVAIIGGGASGLYAALRLRQMNHSFVVVESRHEFGGHTATYTIPGTNTHINYGSQGYGGDVDAIKRFFGFYNVPMKLVKLSEVGFGNTRHVDFKSSKELPDFKPDNNLTILSQQVHKYPDLALNTRLPTPVPEDLTLPFRDFVAKYGIQSNVYSLYFQTEGLGDLLSQSTLYVFKYLNLAYLDGQLPKSPGFYVTEKGFNQEIYLKAQADFGADALVSSTVIGAVRNSTGVVLTVKTPSGKKTILVSKLLVTMPPTLANMGPLGLDSRESSLFSRFRSHGWYVGLVKVEGFADRDEFVNANLDSSNFNLPNLPALYQISPTAVKGIYLVRYGSCAYMDEREIKRDIVVTVERVRRAVLPSTAGLNPVTLLAFSSHYPFSLYVNSSDISGGFYSRLDGLQGHKNTWFTGAAYSSHTASHVWNFTERLLPRLFP; this comes from the coding sequence ATGTGTTCTGTCTCAGGCCACCCGTTTCGTGGAGTTACCTTGTTGGTTCTCCTACTGTCAGTTTTTGCGTTATCCACGTTCGGTGTTGCTGACAGTGTCATCCATAAGGatgttgccatcatcggcgGTGGTGCATCAGGACTCTACGCTGCTCTGCGTCTGCGCCAGATGAACCACTCGTTCGTCGTGGTAGAGAGCAGGCATGAATTTGGAGGCCACACGGCTACCTACACCATCCCAGGCACGAATACTCACATCAACTATGGCTCACAAGGCTACGGTGGCGACGTCGACGCAATCAAGCGCTTCTTTGGCTTCTACAACGTCCCGATGAAACTTGTGAAACTAAGCGAGGTCGGGTTCGGCAACACGCGTCATGTCGACTTCAAAAGCTCAAAGGAGCTTCCCGACTTCAAACCTGACAATAATCTAACCATACTTTCTCAACAAGTTCACAAATACCCGGATCTCGCATTAAACACAAGACTACCAACCCCTGTCCCTGAAGACCTGACTCTGCCATTTCGTGACTTCGTCGCAAAGTATGGAATCCAGTCCAACGTATACAGTCTATACTTTCAGACTGAGGGCTTGGGTGACCTCTTATCGCAATCGACGCTGTACGTGTTTAAATATCTCAATCTAGCCTATCTTGACGGCCAGCTTCCCAAGTCACCCGGGTTTTATGTCACTGAGAAGGGCTTCAACCAAGAGATCTACCTCAAGGCCCAGGCTGACTTCGGTGCCGACGCACTGGTATCATCGACAGTTATAGGTGCCGTTCGGAATAGCACTGGCGTGGTTCTGACTGTCAAAACACCCTCGGGCAAGAAGACAATTCTAGTCTCCAAACTCCTTGTCACGATGCCTCCGACGCTCGCCAACATGGGCCCCCTGGGTCTCGACAGTCGCGAGTCCAGTCTCTTTTCTCGCTTCAGGTCACATGGCTGGTATGTCGGCCTGGTAAAGGTTGAAGGATTTGCAGATAGGGACGAGtttgtcaacgccaacttGGACAGCTCAAATTTTAATTTGCCCAATCTGCCAGCATTGTACCAGATCTCACCTACCGCCGTGAAAGGCATCTATCTCGTCCGCTATGGCTCGTGTGCTTACATGGACGAACGGGAGATAAAGCGCGATATTGTGGTTACTGTCGAACGGGTGCGCCGTGCCGTTCTACCTAGTACAGCTGGCCTTAACCCTGTAACTTTGCTCGCATTTTCCAGCCATTACCCCTTTAGTTTGTACGTCAATTCTTCTGACATATCCGGTGGGTTTTACAGTCGCCTGGACGGATTGCAGGGTCACAAGAACACATGGTTCACGGGCGCCGCGTACAGCTCTCACACAGCTTCCCATGTCTGGAATTTTACTGAACGCCTTCTCCCACGTCTCTTTCCGTAA
- a CDS encoding O-methyltransferase (similar to Metarhizium acridum CQMa 102 XP_007806519.1) — MSTPKENELLRVAEDILKHAKDLVEYLSAQSITPPSLDVGARTELWNGHTGEIEQHRTAISGLTQYLDKLVQGPHGFLHEYVSTNWEHGALYTLLEYNVLEAIPLHGMVTIGQLAEKAALPAEKLLRICRLAACVGILKETDDGVFAHTVVSEEMVRDVGYKSFIAFQLYETRVASAHLADSFRKPNSFWTGQSAFDYAWGSSMYEWHAKHPRIGNRFARAMESVSKTLDPGNDMIIDWFRRRPMICEDEKCLVVDVAGKAGSFAVDLANTFPKLHIQVQDSTVAALNKGKESLQPELSERVTFQERELFLTRSLSEHTKMDQDGIIPLVFLMRSVMWCHDDDKCIKLIRSFVPVLQHPSQPTLLISDLVSPARGTFEPHVERAFRRRDVTLMTMHNAKQRTSREWLTLLQEASPHFKVEYFEEYTSHSCRGLWQIQLESEF; from the exons atgagTACCCCCAAAGAAAATGAGCTCTTACGTGTTGCGGAGGACATCCTCAAACATGCCAAAGATCTCGTCGAATACCTGTCTGCGCAATCTATCACTCCCCCAAGTCTCGATGTTGGTGCACGCACCGAGCTCTGGAATGGGCATACAGGCGAGATTGAGCAGCACCGAACAGCCATTAGCGGCCTGACGCAGTACCTGGACAAGCTGGTACAGGGGCCCCATGGCTTTCTGCATGAGTATGTGTCGACGAATTGGGAACATGGCGCGTTGTACACCCTACTTGAGTATAATGTGTTGGAGGCAATCCCTCTTCACGGGATGGTTACCATTGGCCAACTTGCGGAGAAGGCAGCTTTGCCTGCCGAGAAATTACTGCGCATCTGTCGACTGGCCGCATGTGTTGGCATCCTGAAGGAGACGGATGACGGTGTCTTCGCCCATACGGTAGTTTCGGAAGAGATGGTGCGAGATGTGGGCTATAAGTCTTTTATTGCGTTTCA GCTGTATGAAACGAGAGTTGCCAGTGCTCACTTGGCTGATTCTTTTCGGAAGCCAAACTCCTTCTGGACAGGACAGTCCGCCTTTGACTATGC TTGGGGGTCTTCAATGTACGAGTGGCATGCTAAACATCCTAGAATTGGTAATCGCTTTGCCAGAGCTATGGAGAGTGTCTCAAAGA CTCTCGATCCAGGCAATGACATGATAATCGACTGGTTCCGCCGTCGACCCATGATTTGTGAAGACgaaaagtgtctggttgtggACGTCGCTGGAAAAGCTGGCTCCTTTGCAGTGGATCTCGCCAATACTTTTCCAAAGCTTCACATCCAAGTACAGGATTCCACAGTTGCTGCTCTGAATAAAGGAAAGGAAAGCCTCCAACCAGAGCTTTCCGAGAGAGTGACATTCCAGGAACGGGAACTGTTCTTGACACGCTCTCTCTCGGAGCATACCAAAATGGATCAAGACGGTATTATACCTCTTGTCTTCCTCATGCGCAGCGTGATGTGGTGTCACGACGATGACAAGTGCATCAAACTGATAAGGAGCTTTGTTCCTGTGCTCCAACACCCAAGTCAACCGACGCTTCTCATCAGTGATTTAGTGTCGCCAGCTCGGGGCACATTTGAGCCACATGTGGAGAGGGCATTCCGCAGACGGGATGTGACGCTCATGACGATGCACAATGCCAAGCAGCGAACATCAAGGGAATGGTTAACACTGTTACAGGAAGCGAGTCCACATTTCAAGGTTGAGTATTTCGAGGAGTACACTTCACATAGCTGCCGTGGATTGTGGCAGATTCAACTTGAGAGTGA ATTCTGA
- a CDS encoding ethD domain-containing protein, with protein sequence MTSTSQPQQLYAITIFGYKKEGMDEKEYHNYVSKNHAGHLKALLAKNDIVSYTMQHNSSQARALLGTIHPGLPTAKEADCDMVVQIVFKDIEHYLGVRQDPHWVNVVNPDHVNFADGKRTKFVTGWYEVHVADGHVVSQ encoded by the exons ATGACttccaccagccagccacagcagctcTATGCCATCACTATTTTCGGATACAAGAAGGAAGggatggatgagaaggagtaTCACAACTATGTTAGCAAAAACCATGCCGGCCATCTCAAGGCTTTGCTTGCGAAGAATGACATTGTTTCCTACACTATG CAACACAACAGTTCACAGGCACGGGCGTTGCTGGGGACCATTCACCCCGGTCTTCCCACCGCGAAGGAGGCAGACTGTGACATGGTCGTTCAGATTGTCTTCAAGGATATCGAGCACTATCTTGGGGTGCGCCAGGATCCGCACTGGGTGAATGTGGTGAATCCGGATCACGTAAACTTCGCTGATGGCAAGAGGACAAAGTTTGTGACAGGCTGGTATGAGGTCCACGTCGCAGACGGTCATGTAGTCTCCCAATAG